In the Candidatus Kapaibacterium sp. genome, one interval contains:
- a CDS encoding M20 family metallopeptidase — protein MDNQTIFDKANEVFDKVVEFRRHIHKNPELSFQEYNTSQFIKSVLDEYKIEYKSIANTGVVATIGAGKSKCIALRADIDALPILEETELDFASVNEGVMHACGHDMHTSMLLGTAIILKSHESELNGTVKLLFQPGEEVLPGGATMMIAEGVLENPKVDVIFGQHIFPDVKTGTISFCEGRAFASTNEIYITIHGKGSHAAQPHSGNDPILTAAHLIQHFQTLINKKRNPLEPGVLSITSINGGNTTNIFPEKVELKGTLRTYNEDWRQEMVKLIADSTHSIASLHNCTAEVNIVTGYSPIVNSPAETQKAKQIATDLLGDDFVYDYEPRLWAEDFAYYLQKVPGSFWLLGVQPHDKDYLPPLHNSKLIPEEKAMITGISMFVKTVFEYFKS, from the coding sequence ATGGATAATCAAACAATTTTTGATAAAGCAAATGAAGTATTCGATAAAGTAGTTGAATTCAGACGCCACATTCACAAAAATCCCGAATTGTCTTTTCAAGAGTATAATACTTCGCAATTTATTAAAAGTGTCTTAGATGAATATAAAATTGAATATAAATCAATTGCAAATACCGGTGTTGTAGCGACAATTGGTGCAGGTAAATCAAAATGTATCGCATTACGAGCGGATATTGATGCCTTGCCAATTTTAGAAGAAACCGAACTCGATTTTGCATCTGTGAACGAAGGTGTAATGCACGCTTGTGGTCATGACATGCACACCTCGATGCTGCTCGGGACAGCGATAATATTGAAATCGCACGAGAGCGAATTGAACGGTACTGTGAAATTGCTGTTTCAGCCCGGCGAGGAAGTTCTTCCCGGCGGTGCAACAATGATGATAGCCGAAGGTGTATTAGAAAATCCAAAAGTTGATGTAATTTTTGGGCAACACATTTTCCCGGATGTAAAGACAGGGACAATTTCATTTTGCGAAGGTCGAGCATTTGCGTCAACGAATGAAATTTACATAACAATTCACGGCAAAGGCTCTCACGCTGCTCAACCACATTCGGGAAACGACCCGATATTAACAGCAGCGCATTTGATTCAGCATTTTCAGACATTAATTAACAAAAAGCGAAATCCACTCGAGCCCGGTGTACTTTCGATAACTTCGATAAATGGTGGCAACACGACAAACATTTTCCCTGAAAAGGTAGAATTGAAAGGCACTCTGAGAACTTATAATGAAGATTGGCGGCAGGAAATGGTGAAATTGATTGCCGATTCGACGCATTCCATCGCAAGTTTGCATAATTGTACAGCCGAAGTAAATATCGTTACAGGTTATTCGCCGATAGTGAATTCACCTGCTGAAACGCAAAAAGCTAAACAAATTGCTACAGATTTGCTTGGCGATGATTTTGTTTATGATTATGAACCACGACTTTGGGCAGAAGATTTTGCATATTATTTGCAAAAGGTGCCGGGTAGTTTTTGGCTCTTGGGAGTTCAGCCTCACGATAAAGACTATTTGCCGCCCTTGCACAATAGCAAACTCATACCCGAAGAAAAAGCAATGATAACTGGCATTTCTATGTTCGTCAAAACCGTTTTTGAATATTTCAAAAGCTGA
- the dapF gene encoding diaminopimelate epimerase encodes MNLKIYNMSGAGNLFNVIDNRDYALSREIMAQLVPEIVKLTQTENFLSEGVMFLNNSIEYDFVVNFYNTDGTSGMMCGNGGRCAVRFAKDLNFVDETQVSFFMAGSNYKARFNAENIILSMPDPIKINTDFEYEFDGEIIKCGLFDVGSDHFVVRDSDLGIEFDDDAKFIEIARKIRYDFSAFPRGVNVNLISIADNCLKIKTYERGIERITGACGTGSVSAAIYAHIHDNLPLPIKLIPPSGSELYVNFVRSSTGNISEVTLEGAAVFLDERKITI; translated from the coding sequence ATGAATTTGAAAATTTATAATATGTCCGGTGCCGGAAATTTGTTTAATGTCATAGACAATCGTGATTATGCTTTGTCTCGCGAAATAATGGCTCAATTAGTACCGGAAATAGTCAAATTGACACAAACTGAGAATTTTTTGAGCGAAGGTGTCATGTTTTTAAATAATTCAATTGAATATGATTTTGTTGTAAATTTTTACAATACTGACGGTACTTCGGGCATGATGTGTGGCAATGGTGGCAGATGCGCCGTTCGATTTGCAAAAGATTTGAATTTCGTTGATGAAACGCAAGTTTCCTTTTTTATGGCTGGAAGCAATTATAAAGCAAGGTTCAATGCGGAAAATATAATTCTATCAATGCCCGACCCGATTAAAATCAACACAGATTTTGAATATGAATTCGATGGTGAAATTATAAAGTGTGGATTATTCGACGTTGGGAGCGACCATTTTGTAGTAAGGGATTCAGACTTGGGTATTGAATTTGATGATGATGCAAAATTTATCGAAATAGCCCGAAAAATCAGATATGATTTTAGTGCTTTTCCGCGTGGTGTCAATGTGAATTTGATTTCCATTGCTGATAATTGCTTGAAAATTAAAACCTATGAAAGAGGAATCGAACGCATTACGGGTGCTTGTGGCACCGGTTCGGTTTCGGCAGCTATTTATGCTCATATACATGATAATTTGCCTCTGCCAATCAAGCTGATTCCACCAAGCGGTTCGGAATTGTATGTGAATTTCGTTCGCTCTTCGACAGGCAATATATCCGAAGTCACTTTGGAAGGAGCCGCAGTATTTTTAGATGAAAGAAAAATTACAATTTAA